One Planctomycetaceae bacterium genomic region harbors:
- the alaS gene encoding alanine--tRNA ligase, producing MKTNELREKYLSFFEGKGCLRRPSDVLVPRDDPTVLFTPAGMNQFKNEFMGIGKLEFTKATTCQKCLRTGDISNVGVTAYHHTFFEMLGNFSFGDYFKKEAIHWAWEFLTDKRWLGLDKDRLTVSVYQGAHGFDEEALNIWKDEVGVPADRIACLEEDENFWPASAPSAGPDGVCGPCSEIFYHPPGIDGDVEIWNLVFTQFNRVGDPPDNLRPLPSKNIDTGMGLERTAAVLQGVLSNFENDVLKPLCRASADVVGIRYEFSSPQGRAIRRIADHIRAVTFCVHEGVIPDKEKQNYVVRQLLRRALLEGYLLGKRDPFLFQIVPAVVDVMGDAYPELASTVDSVQNTVREEESQFLGTIDRGLSRFDSLASSARSAKGIISGDDAFTLHTEDGFLIELTEAIAHDRGLKIDRARFNERMTEHEGISRGGRTISVMAAGPLDLIRKQHGDTEFLGYETLTAEARVVGLIVDKKSVDAVPEGYSGPVGVVLDRTPFYGESGGQIGDTGWLQKPPISELDRHFYDRDREPKHHTGGPETELEVTDTQKHNQTLFVHEARLRKGSISVGDMVTASVDTDRRAGIRRAHSATHILHHALHKTIGDKATQRGSRVEEDALRFDFAHKQALSREEVRQVEDIINAQIASGATVNTEVLPIDEARKRGAMALFGEKYPDNVRVVTMGDFSVELCGGTHLTNTGQVGLCRVTSEEPVAKGVRRITALTGPRALQKSRESDELISQLQRQLKANQPADLPVRVDALQSQLKDLSRQIAELTSASVSDAIGDLVAKAQEVKGVSLIAEKLHNVSRESLRDFVDQLRDKHSPVAVILGAEIDGKVALIAAVSKPLIKDKGLNAGNVVKAAAQAAGGGGGGRPDMAEAGARLVDKLDDAIRAGAEVFRSQLG from the coding sequence ATGAAAACTAACGAACTTCGCGAAAAATACCTTTCGTTCTTTGAAGGCAAGGGCTGCCTGCGACGCCCCAGTGACGTCCTGGTGCCGCGTGACGACCCGACCGTGCTGTTTACACCGGCCGGCATGAATCAGTTCAAGAACGAGTTCATGGGAATCGGCAAGCTGGAGTTCACCAAAGCCACCACGTGCCAGAAGTGCCTGCGAACCGGCGACATCAGCAATGTGGGTGTGACCGCCTATCATCACACGTTTTTTGAAATGCTGGGGAATTTTTCCTTCGGCGACTACTTCAAGAAGGAAGCCATTCACTGGGCCTGGGAATTCCTGACCGACAAACGGTGGCTGGGGCTGGATAAGGATCGGCTGACAGTCAGCGTGTATCAGGGAGCCCACGGCTTTGATGAAGAGGCTTTGAACATCTGGAAGGACGAAGTCGGCGTGCCGGCCGACCGCATTGCCTGCCTGGAGGAAGACGAGAACTTCTGGCCGGCGAGTGCCCCGAGTGCCGGTCCTGACGGAGTCTGCGGACCGTGCAGCGAGATTTTCTACCATCCACCCGGCATCGACGGTGACGTCGAAATCTGGAACCTGGTGTTTACGCAGTTCAATCGAGTCGGAGATCCGCCGGACAATCTGCGTCCCTTGCCCTCGAAAAACATCGATACCGGAATGGGACTCGAACGCACGGCCGCAGTGCTTCAGGGAGTCCTCAGCAACTTCGAAAACGACGTACTGAAGCCGCTGTGCCGTGCATCAGCGGATGTTGTCGGCATTCGGTACGAGTTCAGTTCTCCACAGGGACGTGCCATTCGCCGCATTGCCGATCACATTCGCGCGGTGACATTCTGCGTTCACGAAGGAGTCATTCCGGACAAGGAGAAGCAGAATTATGTCGTCCGCCAGTTGCTGCGCCGCGCGTTGCTGGAAGGCTATCTGCTGGGCAAACGCGATCCGTTCCTGTTTCAGATCGTTCCCGCGGTTGTTGACGTCATGGGCGACGCGTACCCGGAACTGGCCAGCACCGTTGACAGCGTTCAGAACACGGTCCGTGAGGAAGAATCGCAGTTTCTGGGAACAATCGACCGCGGCCTGAGCCGCTTTGATTCACTGGCCTCCTCTGCCAGGTCGGCAAAGGGAATCATCAGCGGGGACGATGCTTTCACGCTGCACACGGAAGATGGATTCCTGATCGAACTTACGGAAGCGATTGCCCACGATCGCGGTCTGAAGATCGATCGTGCCCGCTTCAATGAACGCATGACGGAACACGAAGGCATCAGCCGCGGCGGCCGTACAATCAGCGTGATGGCCGCCGGACCGCTGGATCTGATTCGCAAGCAACACGGTGACACCGAATTCCTCGGCTACGAAACTCTGACCGCCGAAGCCCGCGTGGTCGGCCTGATCGTCGACAAGAAGTCTGTCGACGCCGTGCCGGAAGGCTACTCCGGCCCCGTGGGTGTGGTTCTCGACCGAACTCCGTTTTACGGCGAATCCGGCGGCCAGATCGGCGACACGGGCTGGCTGCAAAAGCCGCCCATCAGCGAACTCGACAGGCATTTCTATGATCGCGACCGGGAGCCGAAGCATCATACCGGCGGGCCGGAAACCGAACTTGAGGTCACGGACACTCAGAAACACAACCAGACACTGTTCGTCCACGAAGCTCGCCTGCGAAAAGGGTCGATTTCGGTCGGCGATATGGTGACCGCCTCCGTTGACACGGATCGCCGCGCAGGGATTCGGCGAGCCCATTCCGCCACGCACATCCTGCATCATGCTCTGCACAAGACGATCGGCGACAAGGCCACGCAGCGGGGATCACGGGTCGAAGAAGATGCCCTGCGGTTTGACTTTGCCCACAAGCAGGCGTTGTCACGTGAGGAAGTCCGCCAGGTTGAAGACATCATCAACGCTCAAATCGCCAGCGGAGCCACCGTCAACACGGAAGTCCTGCCGATCGACGAGGCCCGAAAACGGGGAGCCATGGCGCTGTTCGGGGAGAAATACCCGGACAACGTGCGCGTCGTCACGATGGGTGACTTCAGCGTTGAACTCTGCGGAGGAACTCACCTGACCAACACCGGCCAGGTTGGTTTATGCCGAGTGACTTCGGAAGAACCCGTCGCCAAGGGAGTTCGCCGCATCACGGCTCTGACCGGCCCCAGGGCTCTGCAGAAAAGCCGCGAATCCGACGAACTGATTTCCCAGCTTCAAAGACAACTGAAAGCCAATCAACCTGCCGACCTTCCGGTTCGCGTGGATGCTTTGCAGTCACAACTGAAAGACCTGAGCCGGCAGATCGCCGAACTGACATCGGCTTCCGTTTCAGACGCCATCGGAGACCTCGTCGCCAAAGCCCAGGAAGTGAAAGGCGTCAGCCTGATCGCGGAAAAGCTGCACAACGTCTCCCGCGAAAGTCTGCGAGATTTCGTCGACCAACTGCGCGACAAACACAGTCCGGTGGCCGTCATCCTCGGAGCTGAGATCGACGGCAAGGTGGCCCTGATTGCTGCCGTGAGTAAGCCGCTTATCAAAGACAAGGGCCTTAACGCCGGCAATGTCGTGAAAGCCGCCGCGCAGGCCGCCGGCGGAGGAGGTGGTGGCCGACCGGACATGGCTGAAGCCGGAGCCAGACTTGTCGACAAGCTCGACGACGCGATCAGGGCCGGTGCCGAAGTGTTCCGCAGCCAACTTGGCTAA